A region of the Calditerricola satsumensis genome:
AGCGCCATGCGCAAGATGGCCCGATCCACGGCGGCCAGGCGCTCCAGCGTCCACCCCCGCAAATGGCCGCGGATGATCGTGTCGATGGCTTCCCGATGCGCCAGCGTGCCGCGCACGAGCTGCTCCATGAACGAGCGGTCCCACGCCTCGCCGTCGTCCCCTTCCGGTTCGTCCTCGCCCTCGAGGGCCACAGCGCTGGCAATCGCTTCGTCCGGAGGCGTATGCCCCACGTCAATGGCAAACAGGCACTGAATCGCGCGTTCGCGAGCCAACCTCCGTCTCACCGTTCATCACCTTTTTCGATGCAGACTCGCCCCCGCCCTTGCCGGCGTCAGCGCATAAACTTTTCCGGCAAGATGCGGGCCAGAACGTCTCTGAGGTCTTCGCGATTGTCGTGCTTCTTCCCGATATGGTACCCCAAATAGACAATCGCCGCAAAAACAAGGGTGTCCCACCAGCCGACCGCCAGGTAGACAAACCCG
Encoded here:
- a CDS encoding DUF2273 domain-containing protein, translating into MGKMWLEWAWSRKGALFGTACGLVIGFVYLAVGWWDTLVFAAIVYLGYHIGKKHDNREDLRDVLARILPEKFMR